From the genome of Anaerolineae bacterium:
ATAAGCTCCAAAAGATCTAAGGGGACAGGGAACTTTCAATCAATTAAGTTCAAGTTTTTTGCTGAAAGGGAAAATGCATTCGAGGCATTTAAAAAACGCATGATTGATCTTTTCCCCATATATACCGCCAGGATATGGGTTAATGAAACCAAAGGGGAGGATTTTTTAAAAAACCGGATAACAAAGCAAAAGATCTATAATTATAACCCGATCGGTTTTCAGGGTTTTGCGATGAATATGAGAAGGCCGCCCTTTGATGACATTAGTGTCCGCAAGGCCATGGCGCTTCTTCTTGACAGAAGAAAAATGAACTCCGCCCTGATGTACGGCCAGTATTTTCTTCATAAGTCATATTTTGAAGATCTATATACAAAACAGAATCCATGTCCCAACCAGCTGGTTGAGATGGACAGAGAAAGTGCCAGAAATCTTCTCAGGCAGGCTGGATGGGAGGTGAATCCAAAAACCGGGTTTCTTGAAAAGGACGGGGTGGTATTTGCCTTTAAATTTTTAACCAGAAGCGCTTCTTCCGAGAAGTTCCTTGCAATATATGCCGAAGACCTGAAAGATGTTGGAATAGAACTCGTCATTGACAAAAAAGACTGGGCTGCATGGGCAAGGGATATGGATGAGTATAATTTTCAGATGACATGGGCTGCGTGGGGTTCAGGTATTTTTAAAGACCCGGAAAGCATGTGGTCGTCAAAAGAGGCGGACAGAAAGGCGGGAAACAATATTACGGGCTTTAAAAACCCCCTGGTAGATAAGCTTATAGAAAAGCAAAAGGCTGTTTTTGATATAACAAAGCGGAATGAAATATACCGGCAAATCGATCAGATCATTTATAATGCTTATCCATATGTGCTTTTATGGAATATCAATTATACAAGGCTTCTTTACTGGAATAAATTCGGGATGCCGGACACCATTTTATCCAAATACGGAAATGAAAACAGTGCCTGCTGGTACTGGTGGCTGGATGAAGACTCAGAGGCTGATCTTAAGGATGCTGTAAAAAGTAAAGGGTTTTTGCCTCCAAAGGAATCTTTAGTATATTTTGATGAAATTTTTAAATCACCGTGAGGTTTTATTGCACGCCAAAATTCACCACCACCAATTGGATTGCCGCCGGGCTGACCAGCATCCAGAGGGCAAGAGGCTTTCCGGAGGCTATAAAATATACGAATATGACGCATTGGTAACAACACCTGAGGGGGAAATTGGTATTGACAAGGCATCCTTATGTTTAGTAATTATCAAAAAAATTAAGATGCTTATGATATCCATTTCCCTAGCATAAGGGGCAGCGGCTGCATTTTAGTTGTTACAGTTTAAAGCTTTTGATAAATAAAACAGGCGCGAAACCTGAGTAACTTTAAGCAAGGGTGTGAATTGCGATGACAAAGGGATTTTCATGGCTGCTTTCTCATTATAAAAGTCTGACTTTTTTAATGAGAACTACAGAAAAACCACCGGTCTTGGTATGGTTTGTGCAGACAGACAGACAGACAGACAGACAGACAGACAGACAGATAATATATATAAATTACAAACGGTTGCTTTACAAAGCCCAAGGACTTGCTTGCATGGTCTTTGGGTCTTTTTGTGCCCAAATAGCACAAAAAGTCAGGGATGAAACAAAAGAATGCCATGTTTTCTTTGATTACAAATATGAAGATGAAACATCATGAGCCTGTGGAAAAGGATACATCTTTTCAAGAGGAGAGTCTTGAAAAAGGGGTGGGGCAAAATCTCCTTTTTGTTGCGACCTGTTTTCTCCTGGTGGGGTTAGCGGTTCCCCTGTTATTGGTCTTTTTAATAAAATCGCCTCAGCCGGAGCAACATCTCCTTATTTTTAATATCTCTTACTACAAGCTGGTGTTTATTTTCTTTTTGAGCGCGGTTGTCATGATCCACACCTCGCTTTTTTTTCTAAGGGCTAATCTGCTGACGATCTTTCTCGTTTTTGTCCTGTCCCTGTTTTGCTGTTTCCCTCTTATCATGGGTTTCCGAAACAATCTCACCTTACACCAGGCAATTATTGATATCCCCTTTTTCGCAAACTGGCCTTTTTTCTTAAAGCCCGCATATATTATGATAGAGTTTCTGATTCCCGCGGGGATAGTTATCTATCTTTTGTTACAGATCAGGAGTGTCTTTTCTAAAAAATCCCACACCAAAGCCTTTTTTTGCGCCGCGGTTTATCTGTCGATCGCTGCTTCTTTGGGATTTGCAGCCTTGATCCAGGCTGACCAGCCGAATATTGTCACGGCATTAGCCCGGAAAAAAGTGGAATCAGCCCCCAAAAACTCCGGAAGTGTTACTTCAAAGTTGCCTGTCCCACAGATTCAAAACAACATAAATCCAGAGAGCCTGAACGACATAAATCCAGGGGGCCCGGCTCCGGAATCGCGGCTATCCACAACCGGTCAAGATCCTGCTTCCAGCAAAATGTCAGCTATTGAGGTTGAACAAGAGATGTGGCTGTTGTTCGATAAAGTGGATCGAGCCATAGTGGAACTTGGCGAGATGAAGATATTGATGGTGGAACAGCAGCAGAACCTGCAAAAAAATGAAGCTAATGCCGCGGTTCAGAAGAAAGAGATCTCTGAATCACGGCCAACCATAGCTATAAAAGAGCCCCTGATTGACAGAGCAGCGATAGTAAAAATGCAACAGGATGTGCGGCTGTTGACCGACAAAACCGATCGTATACTGGACGCGCTTGGCCGGATGGCGAACCTTTTATCCGAGCCGCGGAAGAACCCGCAAAAAAATGAGGGCATGGTTGAGGGTAAAGCCATGGTTGAGGAAAAGGAGACGGATAATGCGCAGCCCAATTGATCATGGGGGGAAGGTTTTTATGAACCATATATGCATGCACAAGACGAACATGTCCCTGAAGTTAGAGGAAAAAAAATAGCTCTTGACTGGGCAAAAATTTTTGAGAAACATAGAAAAAAACCAGCTTCGCTCCGATCAGGTGGCTGTTTTAAAGAAAAAAGTATAAGAAAAAAAAGGATTTTTTACTACCATATCAAAACCTCCGGAAAAATGACCTCACAACCGCCATCTTGTGTGCCATGAAGCGTATTGTGCGGGGGAGGGGGGTAAAAATATGGTAAACCACATTTTTTGGAGGGGATTATGCTGCAAATCATCCTGGGATTATTTTTTATTGCCTTGGGGATATGGGGTTTTTTTGATGAGTACTATTATGTGGCGGATTTTATCAAGGGAGGCCTTCCTGTTTTGATGATTTTGTTAGGTCTCCTGGCCACGTTAGCCGGCGTTATTCCGCCAAAAGCAAGGGAGGAATCGACAAATGCATAAAGATGAATTTGAAAAAGATGAGCTTGAAAAAGATGAACTTGAAAAAGATGAACCTGAAAAAGATGATGAATTTCAGGAAGATGAGCAGCCAGAGGGGATAAAAAGAAAACAGAAGCGGAAAACCGGGGAAAAAGCCAGGCCAAAACCGGAAGATTCCGGGCCTTCAATCCTGTTTTATGTACATTCGTTTTTACTCTTTTGCGGTCGTTTTTTGAACATGGCCCTTGATGCCTACAATAAACTTTTTGATCTTACACCCATAGACAAGTCTAAAATTTACCGAAATATAAGCACTTACTATATCAAGAAGGGCTTGTATGAAAAGGCGCTGGAGCACCTGAAAGAATGGGCAAAGCTTGAGCCTTCCAACGCAGAGGCGCATTATCAGCTTGGCGTGGCCCTGTCGGAAGCCGGTAATAACAAGAGCGCCGCAGGCGCATTCAACAAGGTTTTGAAGCTGGATCCAAAGCATAAGGGTGCGATCTATCGCAGAGGCACTCTCTATATGAAGGCAAAGAATTACAAGGAAGCGATTAAGGAGTTTGAATCTCTTGTTAAAATAGCTCCCAACAGTGCCAGGGCATATTATCTTCTGGGGATAGCCCACGACGGGCTCGACGAGATAGAAAAAGCAATTGAGGCCATGCAGAAGGCTGTTGAGCTTCAGCCAAAGGAGGTCAAATACCATCAGCATCTTGGGTTCCTGAATGTGCGAAAGGATGACCACAAAGCAGCGGCCGTATATTTTACTAAGGTTATGGAACTTGATCGCGAGCAGGATGATGAATATTAGACCTTGCCATGAAAGAGATTGACGATGTTTATAAAGGGATTGATCTTTTCGGCCATGCTTGCTCTTATTATAATCGTATTGACTTTTCCTGTTCGCGCGGGAAACCCTTTGGCGGGAAAAGTATATTATGAAAATACCATAAAGAATATTATCATGGCTGACTGCGCAAGATGCCATTCAGGGATGACAAGAAATTTAATGGATTATGATAATTTAAAACTCTATGCAGACAGCGGGATGCTTGCGGGTATGGTTCAGGGGCCGATGAGTCGTTTTGCAGGAAATGATGCCCAGACAATTTTAAACTGGATTAACAACGGGGCCCCGGAAAAGCCGGTGACAAAAGCCAATTTTATACCAGGACCTCATGCGGCAGGGCCTAACGGACAGATATGCCAGCCCGGAGCCTCTCTGCCAAATACACAAAAAAATCAAATCACATACAATAACACTATAAAACATATTCTATCCAGGAACTGCTTGCGGTGTCATTCAGGGCAGTTTCGCAATTTGACCACATACGAGAATGTCAAGATGTATGTGGATAATGGGTTATTAAAGGCTCTTGTGCACATCGGCGGCCCTATGCACAGATTCGCAGGGCCTGACAGCCGGTTGATTATTGCATGGATTAATAACGGCGCTCCTCAATAAATCAAGTAAAGCAGGGACTAAATAAAGGGATGGGGATTTATAAAATGAGAAAGGCTCATATTATCGGGGGACAGATTGTTTTTGGTTTAGGCCTCTTTTTGCTCTATCTTAACAGTACTTTTGTGGTTGAATTCATCAAGGGGGCGATTCAGCCGATCATTATTTTGTTAGGGCTTTTATGTCTGGCAGTTGGGGTATTGGGCAAGACAGGTTTTAAAAAAATAAATCTTGCCGCGGCCGCGATATTCCTTATTCTTGGCCTTTATGGTCTTTATGACGAATATTACGCTGTGGCTGATTTTTTCAACGGTTTTTTTCCTGTCCTGCTGATTATCGCGGGGGTGATTTCTATTGTTCACGGGATCAAGAAATTAAATTAAAAGTATAACTAATATGAAATTTACGAAAGACAACCGCATTAGCCGTATCATTAAAAACGCATACGGGAGAAAATACGATCTGAACTCTTACGAGATCATGTCAAGGCATGACTATTATCTGTCAAGGCTTCATCCCCTTGTTTCATTTGTCCAGAAAAAGTGGGTTCAGATTACATCTCTTATCATAGCTGTCATAGTGACCATCGGTTCCATATATTATTATAATCTGCTCGTCACTACGCAACAGGACGCTCTGGCGGCAGGGGGCAAGGTCGAAGCGCTGATGCAAAGGCGCAACGATATATCAATAAATCTGTCAAAGGCGGTGCTTGATTATTCAAAGTATGAAAGCGGCGTTTTTACAGCGATTGTGAGCTTGCGCTCCATGTTGCCAAAAAGCGGGTTAAATGATCCGGAGTTTGAAAACCTCCTTAAAAAGCTGGAACAAGCAGATGGCATTTCGCCTGAAAAACTTAAAGGAGCGCAGTTTGACAGGGCAGCCGGGAAGAAATCAGCCGACGCCTTATCCCCGTTTGCCAATTTGCTGGCCATAGCCGAACAATACCCTGATCTTAAGCTCTCCACTACCTTTCAGAGCCTTATGACAGCGTTGATTGATGTGGAAAAGGACATGGCTGATGAAAGGATTAAATTCAATGACGCAGTCAATATATACACAACAAATATGGCCAAGTTTCCCACCAATATCTATGCGGCAATATTTGGCTTTAAGGATCTGGCTTACTTCAAAGCAGAGGAAGAGGCAAAGAAGCTTGTGCCTATAAAGTATTAGAAGCTTTTTATGAGATCATATCAGATAAAAGAGAAACATTGAAAGTAAAGACAGGCATATATAATCTGGAGCTTTTTGGAAGCGGTCCTTTAATACAAAGACTCATATTCATTGCCGCATTTTTGGCGCTGGCGGTCTTTTATGCCTTTAATTCCGATTATAACCTGGCAACCGGCAGCGGGAATCTGTGCATGGTACTCTTCCTTGCCGCAAACGTTTATTTCCCGGCCAAAAGGTTCCGGCTGTATTACAATGTTAAAAATGTGCAGAAACTTTTTAACAAACTGCTTGTTTATCATATCTGGCTTAATACAGCATCCTTTGTTGCGGCGTGTGTCCATTGTTATGTCTCGCTCTGGTCGAACAACTGGTTGATTTTGGCCCTTTTTATAATGGGATGGCTGACATTCGGCGGTTTTTTAATGTGGATTAAATATCCTCCGGGAAAGGTCAAAAAGGGGATATATATCCTGCATACCCAGCAATTCCTGTTTTTTATTATGATTTTTGCCATGTTAAAGGGGCATTACGTTATTTAGGAGTCAGGATGAAAAGGATATTACATTTTATGTTTTTGTCAGGCGTACACCATATAACCGGCAACCGTGAGCTGTTATGTCTATATTAAAAATCGCGGGACTTGCAATCATCATTGCTGTTTTAGGAGTTGCCGGCATGCTCCTGCGCGGCATCTCAAGGTTGGAAAGAGAGATTGATGATGAAATTGATAATGACGCCGGCCCGACTGCGCGGGAAGACAACCAGCAATGAAACACAAAGCATGCAAAAAGTGCGCGGCCAGCGTTGGAACCGTCAATATACTCGGAAACATATTGATGATTCTAATAAAGGGCTACCTTGGGGTTGTTGGCAGGAGCAAGGGGCTGATCGCGGATGCCATACATTCAAGCGCTGATCTCCTGGCGACTATTGTTATGATCATAGGGCTCAGGATTTCCGATCAGGAGGAGGATGAAAAGTATCCGTACGGATATGGAATGGCCGAGTATCTTGTCGGGATTGTGATCTATCTCTTCCTGTTTGTTATAGCTTGTTACATCATCTATAACGGTGTCGTGGTCATCATGTCGGGCCGTGAGATCAAGCCGTGTCTGTCCGCTGCATGGGGCGCCATTTTTTCGATAATCGTTAATGAGCTGATGTTCCGGCAGAGTATCTGCGCGGGCACGCAGATCAACAGCCACTCAATGGTGGCAAAGGCATGGGAGAGCCGCTCGGATGTCTATTCTTCCATAGCTGTTTTGATCGGCATCGTTGGGTCTAAGATGGGATTCCATTTTATGGATCCGCTGGCAGCCATAATCGTTGGAGTGATTATTTTGAAGATATGCATTGAAATGGTTGCGGACTCGATATCAAAGCTTATGGACCAAGCGCCTGATGAGGATGTCCTGGAGGCCGCTCACAAGGCGCTGACAGGATTGAAAAATGTTGTTGGAATTAAAAATGTCCATGCAAGAGAAATCGGCAGGTCTGTCGAATTTAAGATAGAGCTCAATGTTCCCGCGAAAATGAGCGTGTCTCAAGGCGAAGCAATAAAGAGAGAGGCAAAGAAGGTTATGGCGGATTTGATGGAGAGAAAATCAATTGTAAGAGTAATGTTGTGTCCGGTTGATGAACTTGTAAAAACTTAGATCATGCCGCTTTACGGCACTACAACCGGAAATAACTTGTCTGCCACATTAAAGGGTTATGATTTAGTTGTTTGAAAGTTAAGTGGTATATTAGACTTTTTACGAATGCATCAAGGTTGGTATTTATGAAAAAGGTTGAATATGAATTCTGTATGAAGCAGTTTAAGCCGGCTATTGCCGCACTGGCGATTCTTTTGGTTCTGGTACTGGGATGGACAGGATGGCATTGTACTCGTAAACAGCAGAATATGAATTTTGCCCTTGCCGCTGCGGTCGCGCCGAGTGCGCCGCCGATAAGGGTGAAAGACAAGATGCTCCATCCTTACTGGGGCAATTGCAATAAATGTCATCTTACCACTGACGCCGGCAACCCTGTCTCCCGGGTAATGGCAGGGCCTCCTATATCTATTAAAGACAAAATGATTCACGAATACTGGGGGAATTGCCTCTTGTGCCATAAGGTGGTTGATGGAATTCAACCAAAGAATAAACCACAGGTCATGGCTGCTGCATTGAACAGGATCACATCCGGAACTCTGGGGCTGAAGATTCAGACCGTAACCGCGGCGATGATGCAAAAATTAGGGTTGGCCAACGAAGACGGGGTCATGGTGCTGGAGGTGGCTTCAAATTCCATTGCCGAGAGCGCCGGCTTGAGACAGGGGGATGAGATTATCCGGATGGGCAAGATCAGGCTTGACACCACTAATGATTTTGAAGCGGCCCTGAATGGTTTTAAGCCCGGTTCTGTCGCAAAGATGAAGATTTACCGGGGCAATAAGGCCAGAAATATATTAATGAAACTGCCAAAGAACCTTTACGGAAATATTGCTCCTGCCGCAGCCGCGGCGCCGATGACTCAGAATCAGATAGAGACGCTGGCGGAGCAGCTTGGAGTTCCCAAGACACAGCAGGACGTTACCCGCGCCCTTCAGAGGCAACAACAGGCTCAAAGAGTCGCAGCCACGGCGCCGATGACTCAGAATCAGATAGAGACGCTGGCGGAGCAGCTTGGAGTTCCCAAGACACAGCAGGATGTTACCCGCGCCCTTCAGGGGCAACAACAGGCTCAGAGATTGGTGGCAAGTCCATACTCCGGCAAGGTGGCGGTAGCTGT
Proteins encoded in this window:
- a CDS encoding extracellular solute-binding protein — translated: MKKLIFILIIFLAVPSIAGELFPQKGWSDKPNPLANTEAVLGGEISIFAGQYPKSLNYYLDNNVLSAEIFGAMFESLLSINPVTLEYEPGIAEKWLVSDDKKSFTFYIDQTARWSDGSAITAHDVKWTYDVIMDPKNLTGPHKLDMERFQPPVVIDKHTICFTAKTVHWKNLGIAGGFHVLCKHAYEGRDFNKLNFEFSVDSGRYRLGEINEGIYITLKRREDWWDISSKRSKGTGNFQSIKFKFFAERENAFEAFKKRMIDLFPIYTARIWVNETKGEDFLKNRITKQKIYNYNPIGFQGFAMNMRRPPFDDISVRKAMALLLDRRKMNSALMYGQYFLHKSYFEDLYTKQNPCPNQLVEMDRESARNLLRQAGWEVNPKTGFLEKDGVVFAFKFLTRSASSEKFLAIYAEDLKDVGIELVIDKKDWAAWARDMDEYNFQMTWAAWGSGIFKDPESMWSSKEADRKAGNNITGFKNPLVDKLIEKQKAVFDITKRNEIYRQIDQIIYNAYPYVLLWNINYTRLLYWNKFGMPDTILSKYGNENSACWYWWLDEDSEADLKDAVKSKGFLPPKESLVYFDEIFKSP
- a CDS encoding cation diffusion facilitator family transporter; this encodes MKHKACKKCAASVGTVNILGNILMILIKGYLGVVGRSKGLIADAIHSSADLLATIVMIIGLRISDQEEDEKYPYGYGMAEYLVGIVIYLFLFVIACYIIYNGVVVIMSGREIKPCLSAAWGAIFSIIVNELMFRQSICAGTQINSHSMVAKAWESRSDVYSSIAVLIGIVGSKMGFHFMDPLAAIIVGVIILKICIEMVADSISKLMDQAPDEDVLEAAHKALTGLKNVVGIKNVHAREIGRSVEFKIELNVPAKMSVSQGEAIKREAKKVMADLMERKSIVRVMLCPVDELVKT
- a CDS encoding LemA family protein, whose protein sequence is MKFTKDNRISRIIKNAYGRKYDLNSYEIMSRHDYYLSRLHPLVSFVQKKWVQITSLIIAVIVTIGSIYYYNLLVTTQQDALAAGGKVEALMQRRNDISINLSKAVLDYSKYESGVFTAIVSLRSMLPKSGLNDPEFENLLKKLEQADGISPEKLKGAQFDRAAGKKSADALSPFANLLAIAEQYPDLKLSTTFQSLMTALIDVEKDMADERIKFNDAVNIYTTNMAKFPTNIYAAIFGFKDLAYFKAEEEAKKLVPIKY
- the mamA gene encoding magnetosome protein MamA, which codes for MHKDEFEKDELEKDELEKDEPEKDDEFQEDEQPEGIKRKQKRKTGEKARPKPEDSGPSILFYVHSFLLFCGRFLNMALDAYNKLFDLTPIDKSKIYRNISTYYIKKGLYEKALEHLKEWAKLEPSNAEAHYQLGVALSEAGNNKSAAGAFNKVLKLDPKHKGAIYRRGTLYMKAKNYKEAIKEFESLVKIAPNSARAYYLLGIAHDGLDEIEKAIEAMQKAVELQPKEVKYHQHLGFLNVRKDDHKAAAVYFTKVMELDREQDDEY
- a CDS encoding magnetochrome domain-containing protein → MKKVEYEFCMKQFKPAIAALAILLVLVLGWTGWHCTRKQQNMNFALAAAVAPSAPPIRVKDKMLHPYWGNCNKCHLTTDAGNPVSRVMAGPPISIKDKMIHEYWGNCLLCHKVVDGIQPKNKPQVMAAALNRITSGTLGLKIQTVTAAMMQKLGLANEDGVMVLEVASNSIAESAGLRQGDEIIRMGKIRLDTTNDFEAALNGFKPGSVAKMKIYRGNKARNILMKLPKNLYGNIAPAAAAAPMTQNQIETLAEQLGVPKTQQDVTRALQRQQQAQRVAATAPMTQNQIETLAEQLGVPKTQQDVTRALQGQQQAQRLVASPYSGKVAVAVMGPGLGYQVSYQFGESPYFVIFDPALNNYKVLANPNANDLSGRGIQTGQYIVDSGVSNVIAGSFSPNALQTLHTLRVNVYSGVTGPAQAALGTYMSGRLTPTDTRSVISRPAPTGIYPASPVVGGRIY